TGATTGATGAGGGACATATAGAAGCCGGTCTGGCAGCCCATCGGTCCGATGTCGATGATTTTATCGGAATGGTTGCGGCTCAGTTCCGCCATCAAATGCTCAAGCGAATGCAGCCCTTTCATTTCCATGTGCTCTTTGTTCGGCTGTTTGAAGCGGATATCGTATTTGTAAAGCGTATCTCCGCTTGCCCCTTCTTTGACGCCTGCCAGGCGGATGTAAGGTGCCACTACTTTCGTGTGATCGAGGTTAAAGCTTTCAACATTCATTTTTTTCATGGAAATCGCTCCTTTTCGAGTGAGTTACTTCTTCGTCGCGTCCATCAGCCAGACATAATCATTCAGTTGTGTAAATTCTACCGCAAATCCGACTGATTCGAAAATGTCCTGCATAACCGGAAGTGTCGTATAATATTCCCGGTTCAAATCTTCGACAAGGTCCTTGAAGCCGCGGGATTCCTCGTAGCGGATCCGTTCCTGCTTCGCTTCTTCCGACTCGAATACCGTGTCAGCAAACACCACTTTGCCGCCTGCCGGCAGTTCGGAGGCATAGCGTTTGATGGCCTGCGCTTTTTCCCCGTCTGTCAGGTGGTGGAACGCATAACTGCTGACAAATGTGTTCGGCTTGGTATCCAGCTGATACTCGATAAAATCTCCATCAATGATTGTCGCTTCCGGATATTTTTCAGAAGCGGCTTTTTTCATGGCGCCATTCGGCTCGACACCGACTGCTTCCAGTTCCCGCTCCTGCAATTTTTCCAGCAAATTACCTGTCCCGGTCCCAAACTCAACGACCGGGCTCACAGCACGCGCGGCGACCGCTTCAAGAATGGCTTCATAATGCGCAAACACATCCGCGTATTGAGGGTCCTGCCCGCCAACCGACTCATCATACGTGTGTGCCCACTCATCAAATATTTCTACGAATTCGCGTCCCATCCGGTATTCTCCTTTTGTTTTTCCGTCTTTTTCTAATAAAACCTATAAGACTACTAGGGTTTATTATACTTGATTTGACGGGTTCCTTCAAACATCCGGATTATATTCACAGGCGGACAGCGCTTGGCGTTTCCGGTTTACCGGGCAGCAGGCGCAACAGCAGGCTGCGGCATTGTGGAATCGAATATTGGGCGATGGCGCCGGTTCCGAATGCCACAATGACTGTGCCAATGCCGACCGGGCCGCCGAGCAGCCAGCCGAGTGCTGCGACGGTCACTTCGATCATCATGCGCACCGTGCGGATGCTCCATCCGGTTTTTTCAACAAGGAACAGCATAAGCCCGTCACGGGGACCTGCCCCCATTTGCGGTGACACATACACGCCGATACCGTATGCGTAAACGAATAAGCCGGCCATGAAGATCACAATCTGGCCCGCCAGCGCATCGATATCCGGCAGCAAGAAATTGAAAATATCGATGAACACCCCGACGAGAATCATATTGAGGATCGTGCCAAGCTGCGGGCGCTGTTTCGTGACAGCCACTGTAATCGCAACGATGGCCAGCCCGATGAGGATTGACCATGTGCCGATTGACAGCCCAAAGTTTTTGAACAGCCCGATGGCGAGCACGTCCCATGGACCGACGCCGAGCAGCCGGCCTTTGATCATCATCGAAATGCCGAGCGCCAAAATAATGAGACCCACCGTGAAAAATCCCCATTGCAGCACTGTTTTCTTATTCAAATCCATTCCTTCTTTCTATGTGCAGCTAATCAGTCTCTGTCAATTCCGCGTATTCGGCAGCTGCCGCTTCCAGAAGAGCAGCCGGTGCGAGTTTCAGCTGCATGCCGATTTTGCCGGCTGACACAATAATCGATTCAAGTTCCTGGGCCTGCGACGCCACGTAAGTCGGGAATTGTTTTTTCATGCCGAGCGGTGAACAGCCGCCGCGCACATAACCCGTGACAGCCGTGATGTCTTTTGCCGGCAGCATCTCGATCTTCTTCTCTCCTGACGCTTTCGCCGCACGTTTCAGATCGAGTTCGTCCGCCACGGGGATGATGAATACGTAAGGTTGTTTATCCTGCCCTTGGGCAACCAGGGTCTTATACACTTCCGCAGGCGCGGCGCCGATTTTGGCGGCAACTGATACGCCATCAATTTTTCCGTCCTCTGTTTCATACTGCAGCACTTCGTAATCGATGTTCTCCCGGTCCAGCAGCCGGGCCGCATTCGTCTTCGCCGGTTTCTTCGCCACGCGTTTTCCCCCTAGTCGTTCTGCTCGAGCAGTTTTTTCAAGGCATCCGCCATTGCGGTATTTTTCGGTTCATCCTGCTGTTTCAAGTATTTATTGACATCTTTTTTCGTCGCTTTCGACTGCGTCTTTTTCTTCTTCTGTTCAAAGACGGACAGCTTCTCACGGTGACCGCATTTGCATGTGAAGATTTTGCCTTCCCCTTCGCCGCGCAGTTCCATGCGCTTATGGCATACCGGACAGCGGGCATTCGTCTGGACCGCAATATTCTTTTTGAAGCCGCAGTCGCGGTCCTGACAGACGTGCATCTTCCCGCGCTTGCCGTTCACTTCCAAGAGCGGCTTGCCGCAGTCCGGACACATCTTGCCGGTGACATTGTCATGCTTGAACTTCTGGTCGCTTGATTTGATTTCCGAAACCGCATGCTTCGCAAATGAAATCATTTCACCCATGAAGACGTCTTTTTTCAGCTCGCCTTTTGCGATTTTCGTCAGTTTCTGTTCCCACTCCGCCGTAAGTTTCGGCGATTTCAGGTCCTCCGGAACAAGATCGAGCAGCTGACGGCCTTTTGACGTGACGTGCAGGTCATTGCCGCGCTTTTCAATTAAAAATGTGTTGAACAGTTTATCAATGACGTCCGCCCGGGTTGCAACGGTGCCGAGTCCGCCGGTATCTCCGAGCGCGCGGATGAGTTCTTTGGATTCACCGGACATGAAGGAAGACGGATTTTCCATTGCGCCAAGCAGCGTCCCTTCATTGAAATACGGCGGCGGTTTCGTCTTACCGTCTGTCAGCGTCACCGCTTTGATCGTCAGTTTTCCGCCTTCCTGGAATGGCGGCAACGTGCTTTCGTTTTCTTCCGCATCCGCATCCGCAGCACGTTTCCAGCCGGCTTGGCGGATGGTTTTGCCTTTTGCCTGGAACGTTTCTCCACCGGCAGTGAGTTTCACCGTTGTCTGATCGTATTCATGCGGTGGCAGGAATACCGCCAGGAAGCGAGTCGCGATCAAGTCATACAGCGTTTTCTCCCGGTCCGACATGTCATAGAGCGGTGGCGCTTCCTCGGTCGGGATGATCGCATGGTGGTCCGATACACGGGCATCATCAATGACACCTTTCTGCGGATTGACTTTCCCTTTCAGAATCATGTTCACTGCAGCCCGGTTCGGTCCGGTGCCGGCGGCTTTCACCCGGTCCTTCAACGTATCCTGCATATCGGATGATAAATGCTTCGAATCGGTCCGCGGATAAGTGACCGCTTTATGCCGCTCATACAAATTCTGAAGCGTGTTCAATGTTTCTTTCGCTGACCACCCATAGCGCTTATACGCTTCTTTCTGGAGTTCGGTCAAGTCAAATAAAGGCGGTGCCGGCTGTTTCTTCGGTACGGTTTTGATTTCCGTGATGGTGCCTTCCGTTACTGCATCTAGTTTCCGGAACAGTGCATCGATCTTTTCCTTGTTGAACGATTGCGTATTATTGCCGTCCGTCCAAGTGAAGACGGCTTCCGGTGTGATCGCCTGCATGCCCCAATACGGTTTCGGCTTGAAGTTCTTGATCTCTTCTTCCCGATCAGCGACCATTGCGAGCGTCGGCGTCTGCACCCGGCCCGTCGACAGCTGGGCATTGTGTTTGACGGTCAGTGCACGTGTCGCGTTGATGCCGACGACCCAATCTGCTTCCGAACGGGCAACCGCCGCTTCGTAAAGGTTGTCGTATTTCCGGCCGTCTTTCAGGTTATTGAAGCCTTCTTTGATGGCTTTGTCCGTGACGGACGAAATCCACAGCCGTCTGATCGGCTTTTTCGTTTTCGTCTTCTCCAGGATCCAGCGGGCGACGAGTTCCCCTTCGCGCCCCGCATCCGTTGCAATGATGACATCTTTCACGTCACCGCGGTGGAGCTGCGCTTTCACCGCATTGTACTGCTTCATCGACTGCTTGATCGGCACCAGCTTGAACGGATCCGGAATGATCGGCAGCGTCTCCATTTTCCATTCTTTCAATGATGCGTCATACTGCTCAGGCTGGGCCTGCGTAACGAGATGACCCAGCGCCCACGTTACGATATGATTTTTGCCTTCGAGAAAACCGTTGCCTTTCTGATTGGCGCCGAGGACGCGGGCGATATCGCGCGCGACCGACGGTTTTTCTGCCAGGACGAGTGATTTAGACATATTTTCTACCCCATTTCTACCGGATTATTATACCATGGCTGCACGCAGCATAAAAAACCTCCTGCGCTGATGGCACACAGGAATCGGGTTATATCGAGATACAGAACGAAAAATGCAGATTTGGCAGAAGCGCCAGTCAGTTCTGATTAAAATTCACAGAAAAAGGCATTTCCGGACAAATTGTCTGGAAATGCCTTTCAGTTAAACCGCTTATGGGTTATCGATCGTTTCTTTGGATAATTTCTGACTCATTTCCGCGTATTGCACGAAGACACGCGCCAGTTCTCGAAGCCGATTCAGTACATCGTCCTCGATAATCTCATTGCCTTCACCGAAATGGGATGTGTGGGTGTAGACATAGTTCGGTGTCACGAGACAGCGGAAGTAATCAAGGATGGGCTTCAGCTGGTTTTCGATCACGAGATGATGCTGGTACGTCCCGCCGTTTGCTACGATGGATACGGGTTTGTAGCGCATCGTGCGCGGATGCAGGAGATCAAATGTGTTTTTCAGCACACCCGGAATCGAACCCTGGAAAATAGGGGATGCAATGATGTAACCGTCCGCCTGTTCAAAGCGGCTTGCCAGCGCCTGCATGTCTTCGTTATATGCTTCCAGCGGCCGGCCATCGACAAATTCATGGTCGTAATCTGAAAGGCTCAGCAATTCAAGCTTCAGACTTGGCCCATATTCCTCAATATATGCTTGAACCTGTTCGAGGACGGCTCCTGTCTTGCTGCCGACGATTGTGCCGTCTACCAGTAAAATGTTCACTCAAGTACCTCCTCTTCTGCTGCTATACCTTCACTATACCAAACACCTGCAGCTGATGCCCGGCAGTGCGCCCGTCGGCCTCAGCTCTGCGTGCCGTTTTTCACGCGTGAACTTTGGAGGCGTTCCTGGATGCGCTGCTCTTTTTGCGCTGGAGGCGCAAGGCTGATCAGCGTATCCCCAGGCTGCGGTTCGGTATGCTGGTCGGCAATATAGAAAGCGATCGCACCTGATGCTCGAATGATCAGCAGCAAAATCGTTCCTTCATGCCAATTTTCAAGAAAATCTTCATACGTATACTGTGCGGTAATGGTGGTTTTTCTGATTTCATAGCCTTCCGTGATTTTTTCTTCCAGCTTATGCACATTCCATTCATTACCGAACAGGACCCGGACACTCATCGTAGCCCGGAAATCTTTAGGATCCGCCTGGTGAATCGCTGTCTGGTACAGATTTTCCCGTCCGAAATCCGGAACGAAATTATTGACGACCAATGCGTTGTAGGAATCGATTTCCGTCGCTGCGACCAGCGTCGGAAACGGGGTGATATCAATATCGTACTCAGTATGTTCAGACAGCACTTCACCGGCATACGTGGGCACTCCCGCCTGCCGGGCTGCCTGAAGCCGGCCCCAGGATCGGTCCATGATGAGAACCCGCTTATTCATCTCTTTCAATAAAACAGCCAGTTTGGTTGTAAACAGATTGGCGCCGACAAACAGGACACCCGGCTCATCTGAAAATGCAAGATCGAGTTTCCGGGCGACCCAGCCGATGCTGAAGCCATGGGCAACAACCGTTGAAAACACAAGCGCCAAAGTCAATGCAGTCAGGATTTCAGCATCCGGATATCCCGCTTCAAGCAGGACACTGGCAAAATACCCCGATACTGTAAGCGCCACAATTCCCCGTGGGGCTATCCAGCCCACGAGTACCCGCTCTTTCCACGTCAGATCCGTGCCGATTGTTGCAATGCCGACTGCGAGAGGCCGCACGACAAATAACACGACCAGCACGAAGGCGATGATGCCCCAATCGAAAATCGAGATTAACACGTCGACAGAAAGCGATGCCGTCAGCATGATAAAGACGCTCGCAATGAGGAGAACGGAAATGTTCTCTTTAAAGTGGCGCATATCCCCGATCGAGGAGATGTTCATATTCGCCATGATAACGCCCATTGCTGTTACAGCAAGAAGTCCGGTTTCATGCATGATGGCATCCGACAACGCGAATGTGAAGAGCACAACCGCGAAAACGACTGGAGCTTTCAAGTATTCCGGCACTTTTCCGCGCTCGAACATCTGCCCGAGAATCCAGCCGGCTCCTGCACCCACCAATGCTGCGAACAGAGAGGCCAGGAAGAACAGACCGAACGATCCGGCTGTCACTTCCCCTTCAATAAACAATAAGCTGTGATAAGCAAACAGGGCGAGCAGCGCGCCGAACGGATCGACGATGATCCCTTCCCATTTCAGCAGTGCAGCCGGACGCGGCTTCAGTTTCGCCTGCCGGAGCAGCGGCATGATGACGGTCGGCCCCGTTACAATGAACAGGCCGCCGATCACAAATGCAACCGGCAAGGACAAACCGGCAATGTAATGAGCGGCAAGCGAACCTGCTACCCACGTCACAAATGCCCCAACTGTCACAAGACGGATGACCGGCCGGTTAAAGCCCCGGATTTCCCTGAAGTTCAAGTTCAGGCTGCCTTCAAACAGGATGATGCCGACAGCCAGTGAAATGAACGGTCGGAATAGCTCGCCAAAACTTTCTTCAGGAGATATTATGCCGAGCAGCGGTCCGGCAATCAGTCCGGCAATCGCCATGAGAACGATTGCTGGAAGCCGGAACAGCCAGGCAAGCCATTGTGAAAAAATTCCAAGAAAAATGATCAGCATTAATTCAAACAGCAAAGAATCTATGGGATTTCCCCTCCTCATTATGTGCTTAACTAAAAAAGAGCAGATGCACAGATTTTCACCGCTTTTCTGCTCTGTATTCGACTAGTATATCTTTTTTATTACCCGAGGGGAAAACCTTTAACCTGAAATATCTCCTTTTCGTATGTTATACTGATATCAAAAATTAGGTGATTATGATGACTAGACAGGAACTGGAACGGGAAATTACCGAGCTGAAAAATGACTATATCCGCCAGCAGGGGGATATCGAAAAATTGGAGTCAACCGGCCACGGCCAAATGGTAGAGAAAGCGGAAGCGCGTCTCGAGGCGATGGAAAATCGCCTGGCAGAACTGAACCGTCAGCTCGCGAACTTGTGAGCGGCGGATTTTTTATGAAAACGCAATGGAGGAATACATGAAATGAGTTTATTGACAGTAGAAAATTTAAGTCATACATTCGGCGATCGCACGCTGTTTAAAGACGTATCATTCCGATTGGTGGAAGGCGAACATGTCGGGCTTGTCGGCGCAAATGGCGTCGGCAAATCGACGCTGATGAATATCCTGACCGGTGAATTGATCCATGACGGCGGAAAAGTCGACTGGCTGCCCAAAACACATTACGGTTACTTGGACCAGCACACCCGGCTGCAGCCGGGGCAGTCGATGCGTGAAACGCTGCAGGATGCGTTTTTGCCTTTATATGAGAAAGAAACGGAAATGAATGAGATTGCCGGACAGATGGCGGAAGCGGATCCGGATCAACTGGAAAAATTGCTGGAGGATATGGCAGAAATCCAGGATGCACTGGAAGCGGGCGATTTTTATTCACTGGATGTGAAAGTGGAGGAAATTGCGCGCGGACTCGGCTTGGATGCCATCGGTCTGGACCGGGATGTATCGACATTGTCCGGCGGTCAGCGAACGAAAGTGCTGCTCGCCAAACTGCTGCTCGAAAAACCGAAAGTGCTGCTGCTGGATGAGCCGACCAACTATTTGGATGAAGAGCATGTCACGTGGCTTTCCAATTACCTGAAAAATTACCCGCATGCTTTTCTGCTGATTTCACATGATACTGAATTCATGAGCGGGGTAACAGACGTCATTTTCCACCTGGAATTCTCAAAGCTGTCCCGCTATACTGCGACATATGAGAAATTCCTGGAATTGGCTGAATTGAATAAGCGTCAACATATCGATGCCTTTGAGAAACAGCAGGAATTCATCAAAAAGCAGGAAAATTTTATTGCCAAAAACAAGGCCCGCTACTCCACAACCGGCCGCGCGAAATCCCGTCAGAAACAGCTGGATCGGATGGAGCGGATCGACCGCCCGGAAACAGCAGCCAAGCCACAATTCGGTTTCAAGGAATCCCGAAGTCCGAGCCGGTATGTCATTGAAGCGGAAAACCTGCAGATCGGCTATGACCAGCCGCTTCTGCCGCCGTTGACGTTTGAAATTGAACGCGGCGAAAAAATTGCATTGGTCGGCATGAACGGCGTCGGAAAATCGACGTTGCTGAAAACAATGCTCGGAAAAATCCAGCCGCTCGGCGGCGACGTCATCCGCGGCGATTATTTGAATCCGAGTTACTTCGAACAGGAAGTGAAAGCCGATAACCGTACGCCGATTGAAGAGATCTGGTCAGCGTATCCGTCGATGGATCAAAGCCAAGTGCGGGGCGCGCTGGCACGCACCGGCTTGAAAAGCGAGCATATCGGCCGGCCGATGAACCAGCTGAGCGGCGGCGAGCAGGCAAAAGTGCGCCTGTGCAAGTTGATGATGGAAGAAAGTAATTGGCTGATCTTTGATGAGCCGACCAATCACTTGGATGTTGATGCCAAAGCGGAACTGAAACGCGCCATGCAGGATTTCAAAGGGACGATTGTGCTGGTCAGCCACGAACCCGAATTTTATGATGGCCTTGCGACGAAAGTCTGGAATGTCGAAGAGTGGATCAGCGCCGGCACAGTAAAATAAGTTACACAACAGGCAGTCACCAAACAGGCAGTCAATCAGCAAACTGA
Above is a genomic segment from Planococcus lenghuensis containing:
- a CDS encoding S-ribosylhomocysteine lyase, translated to MKKMNVESFNLDHTKVVAPYIRLAGVKEGASGDTLYKYDIRFKQPNKEHMEMKGLHSLEHLMAELSRNHSDKIIDIGPMGCQTGFYMSLINHDDYEDVLNIIEATLKDVLEATEVPASNEVQCGWAASHSLEDAQELAREMLEKKDEWRVVFAEEETV
- a CDS encoding class I SAM-dependent methyltransferase encodes the protein MGREFVEIFDEWAHTYDESVGGQDPQYADVFAHYEAILEAVAARAVSPVVEFGTGTGNLLEKLQERELEAVGVEPNGAMKKAASEKYPEATIIDGDFIEYQLDTKPNTFVSSYAFHHLTDGEKAQAIKRYASELPAGGKVVFADTVFESEEAKQERIRYEESRGFKDLVEDLNREYYTTLPVMQDIFESVGFAVEFTQLNDYVWLMDATKK
- a CDS encoding YitT family protein translates to MNKKTVLQWGFFTVGLIILALGISMMIKGRLLGVGPWDVLAIGLFKNFGLSIGTWSILIGLAIVAITVAVTKQRPQLGTILNMILVGVFIDIFNFLLPDIDALAGQIVIFMAGLFVYAYGIGVYVSPQMGAGPRDGLMLFLVEKTGWSIRTVRMMIEVTVAALGWLLGGPVGIGTVIVAFGTGAIAQYSIPQCRSLLLRLLPGKPETPSAVRL
- the ybaK gene encoding Cys-tRNA(Pro) deacylase; translated protein: MAKKPAKTNAARLLDRENIDYEVLQYETEDGKIDGVSVAAKIGAAPAEVYKTLVAQGQDKQPYVFIIPVADELDLKRAAKASGEKKIEMLPAKDITAVTGYVRGGCSPLGMKKQFPTYVASQAQELESIIVSAGKIGMQLKLAPAALLEAAAAEYAELTETD
- a CDS encoding DNA topoisomerase III, whose protein sequence is MSKSLVLAEKPSVARDIARVLGANQKGNGFLEGKNHIVTWALGHLVTQAQPEQYDASLKEWKMETLPIIPDPFKLVPIKQSMKQYNAVKAQLHRGDVKDVIIATDAGREGELVARWILEKTKTKKPIRRLWISSVTDKAIKEGFNNLKDGRKYDNLYEAAVARSEADWVVGINATRALTVKHNAQLSTGRVQTPTLAMVADREEEIKNFKPKPYWGMQAITPEAVFTWTDGNNTQSFNKEKIDALFRKLDAVTEGTITEIKTVPKKQPAPPLFDLTELQKEAYKRYGWSAKETLNTLQNLYERHKAVTYPRTDSKHLSSDMQDTLKDRVKAAGTGPNRAAVNMILKGKVNPQKGVIDDARVSDHHAIIPTEEAPPLYDMSDREKTLYDLIATRFLAVFLPPHEYDQTTVKLTAGGETFQAKGKTIRQAGWKRAADADAEENESTLPPFQEGGKLTIKAVTLTDGKTKPPPYFNEGTLLGAMENPSSFMSGESKELIRALGDTGGLGTVATRADVIDKLFNTFLIEKRGNDLHVTSKGRQLLDLVPEDLKSPKLTAEWEQKLTKIAKGELKKDVFMGEMISFAKHAVSEIKSSDQKFKHDNVTGKMCPDCGKPLLEVNGKRGKMHVCQDRDCGFKKNIAVQTNARCPVCHKRMELRGEGEGKIFTCKCGHREKLSVFEQKKKKTQSKATKKDVNKYLKQQDEPKNTAMADALKKLLEQND
- a CDS encoding NADPH-dependent FMN reductase, which encodes MNILLVDGTIVGSKTGAVLEQVQAYIEEYGPSLKLELLSLSDYDHEFVDGRPLEAYNEDMQALASRFEQADGYIIASPIFQGSIPGVLKNTFDLLHPRTMRYKPVSIVANGGTYQHHLVIENQLKPILDYFRCLVTPNYVYTHTSHFGEGNEIIEDDVLNRLRELARVFVQYAEMSQKLSKETIDNP
- a CDS encoding cation:proton antiporter yields the protein MLIIFLGIFSQWLAWLFRLPAIVLMAIAGLIAGPLLGIISPEESFGELFRPFISLAVGIILFEGSLNLNFREIRGFNRPVIRLVTVGAFVTWVAGSLAAHYIAGLSLPVAFVIGGLFIVTGPTVIMPLLRQAKLKPRPAALLKWEGIIVDPFGALLALFAYHSLLFIEGEVTAGSFGLFFLASLFAALVGAGAGWILGQMFERGKVPEYLKAPVVFAVVLFTFALSDAIMHETGLLAVTAMGVIMANMNISSIGDMRHFKENISVLLIASVFIMLTASLSVDVLISIFDWGIIAFVLVVLFVVRPLAVGIATIGTDLTWKERVLVGWIAPRGIVALTVSGYFASVLLEAGYPDAEILTALTLALVFSTVVAHGFSIGWVARKLDLAFSDEPGVLFVGANLFTTKLAVLLKEMNKRVLIMDRSWGRLQAARQAGVPTYAGEVLSEHTEYDIDITPFPTLVAATEIDSYNALVVNNFVPDFGRENLYQTAIHQADPKDFRATMSVRVLFGNEWNVHKLEEKITEGYEIRKTTITAQYTYEDFLENWHEGTILLLIIRASGAIAFYIADQHTEPQPGDTLISLAPPAQKEQRIQERLQSSRVKNGTQS
- a CDS encoding SE1832 family protein — its product is MTRQELEREITELKNDYIRQQGDIEKLESTGHGQMVEKAEARLEAMENRLAELNRQLANL
- a CDS encoding ABC-F family ATP-binding cassette domain-containing protein, giving the protein MSLLTVENLSHTFGDRTLFKDVSFRLVEGEHVGLVGANGVGKSTLMNILTGELIHDGGKVDWLPKTHYGYLDQHTRLQPGQSMRETLQDAFLPLYEKETEMNEIAGQMAEADPDQLEKLLEDMAEIQDALEAGDFYSLDVKVEEIARGLGLDAIGLDRDVSTLSGGQRTKVLLAKLLLEKPKVLLLDEPTNYLDEEHVTWLSNYLKNYPHAFLLISHDTEFMSGVTDVIFHLEFSKLSRYTATYEKFLELAELNKRQHIDAFEKQQEFIKKQENFIAKNKARYSTTGRAKSRQKQLDRMERIDRPETAAKPQFGFKESRSPSRYVIEAENLQIGYDQPLLPPLTFEIERGEKIALVGMNGVGKSTLLKTMLGKIQPLGGDVIRGDYLNPSYFEQEVKADNRTPIEEIWSAYPSMDQSQVRGALARTGLKSEHIGRPMNQLSGGEQAKVRLCKLMMEESNWLIFDEPTNHLDVDAKAELKRAMQDFKGTIVLVSHEPEFYDGLATKVWNVEEWISAGTVK